The following are encoded in a window of Etheostoma cragini isolate CJK2018 chromosome 7, CSU_Ecrag_1.0, whole genome shotgun sequence genomic DNA:
- the LOC117947037 gene encoding dnaJ homolog subfamily C member 5-like isoform X1, whose protein sequence is MAEQQRQRSLSTAGESLYLVLGVEKVATPDDIKKSYRKLALKFHPDKNPDNPEAADKFKEINNAHAILNDPTKRNIYDKYGSLGLYVAEQFGEENVNTYFVLSSWWAKALFVFCGLATGCYFCCCLCCCCNCCCGKCKPRPREGHDQDFYVSPEDLEAQLQSDERVEAGGDPIMLQPSATETTQLTSDGHHSYHTDTGFN, encoded by the exons ATGGCTGAGCAGCAGAGACAGCGCTCTCTGTCCACCGCTGGGGAGTCTCTCTACCTAGTGCTGGGCGTTGAGAAGGTGGCAACACCCGATGATATTAAGAAATCTTACAG GAAACTGGCGTTGAAGTTCCACCCGGACAAGAACCCCGACAACCCCGAGGCGGCCGATAAGTTCAAGGAGATAAACAACGCTCATGCCATCCTGAATGACCCCACGAAGCGGAATATTTATGACAAATATGGTTCTCTGGGACTGTACGTGGCTGAGCAGTTTGGCGAGGAGAATGTCAACACTTACTTTGTCCTTTCAAGCTGGTGGGCGAAG GCGCTGTTTGTATTCTGCGGCCTGGCCACCGGCTGCTACTTCTGTTGCTGCCTATGTTGCTGCTGTAACTGCTGCTGTGGCAAATGTAAACCCCGGCCTCGGGAGGGCCACGATCAGGACTTTTATGTGTCCCCCGAGGACCTGGAGGCTCAGCTGCAATCGGATGAGAGAG TAGAGGCTGGGGGTGACCCTATAATGCTGCAACCATCCGCAACAGAGACCACCCAGTTAACATCGGATGGGCACCACTCCTACCACACCGACACCGGCTTCAACTAA
- the LOC117947033 gene encoding glucose-induced degradation protein 8-B homolog isoform X1: MDFRLSRIPMMSYAEKPEDITKEEWMDKLNNVHIQRADMNRLIMNYLVTEGFKEAAEKFRMESGIEPSVDLDSLDERIKIREMILKGQIQEAIALINSLHPELLDTNRYLYFHLQQQHLIELIRLRETESALEFAQTQLAEQGEESRECLTEMERTLALLAFDNPEESPFGDLLNMMQRQKVWSEVNQAVLDYENRESTPKLAKLLKLLLWAQNELDQKKVKYPKMTDLSTGTIEDPK; the protein is encoded by the exons ATGGATTTCCGTCTTTCCAGGATCCCAATGATGAGTTATGCTGAAAAGCCAGAAGACATCACAAAAGAAGAGTGGATGGACAAATTGAACAATGTTCACATACAGAGGGCCGACATGAATCGGCTCATTATGAACTACCTTGTCACAG AGGGATTCAAAGAAGCGGCGGAGAAGTTTCGAATGGAGTCTGGGATCGAACCAAGTGTGGACCTGGACTCTTTGGATGAAAGGATAAAGATCAGGGAGATGATCCTGAAGGGACAGATACAGGAAGCTATTGCACTCATCAACAGCCTACACCCAGAACTGCTTGACACCAACCGATACCTGTATTTTCATCTGCAG CAGCAACATTTGATTGAGTTAATCAGGCTAAGGGAGACTGAGTCAGCGCTGGAGTTTGCCCAGACGCAGTTAGCCGAGCAGGGGGAGGAGAGCCGCGAGTGTCTGACAGAGATGGAGCGGACGCTAGCTCTCCTGGCCTTTGACAACCCAGAAGAGTCGCCCTTTGGAGACCTGCTCAACATGATGCAGCGGCAAAAG GTATGGAGTGAGGTGAACCAAGCTGTGCTGGACTATGAAAACAGGGAGTCAACACCTAAACTGGCTAAACTCCTGAAGCTCCTGCTGTGGGCACAGAATGAGCTGGACCAGAAGAAGGTGAAATATCCCAAAATGACTGACCTTAGCACGGGCACCATCGAGGACCCCAAGTGA
- the LOC117947021 gene encoding solute carrier family 17 member 9-like isoform X1, with protein MAELTTSGDDKNYLKVSLLDVKDSTEKEPEDQNLWPRPLARKWTVMLFLGTCLLYCARMAVPICAVSLATSFSWSKIDSGLVLGGFFWGYCFTQILGGHASDKIGGERVLFISTVLWALITAGTPLLGHLSSHTLALMTMARFLMGLTQGKFFFPSLASLCSQRVVEGERGFLMSTMNSGSHLGVLLAGGMGSLLLDSYGWESIFYTIGFLSGLWALVVWLCLLKDSEFHPKQMETSSDPQWSLSALRWLSLLKKPPVWAMVFAHTCLSSSLYSLLSWLPTYFKESFPHAKGWVYNVIPWLVAIVAALVGGYISDFLIDQGYRVALVRKTMQFLAMGVSSIFIMLLSGPVTFPTAVICISAAVGLSTFTSSGVSVNVQDLAPSCAGALFGSMNMLGAFMGMVSVSVSGYLIEVTLSWATVFSLITLVNVTGLGIFLVFGDARRVDLEEHSRVIGS; from the exons ATGGCTGAGTTAACCACATCAGGAGACGACAAGAATTACTTAAAAGTTTCTCTACTGGATGTTAAGGATTCCACAGAAAAGGAGCCAGAAGACCAAAACCTTTGGCCCAG ACCACTGGCTCGAAAATGGACCGTGATGCTGTTCCTGGGCACCTGCCTGCTCTACTGTGCCAGGATGGCCGTGCCAATCTGTGCTGTGTCATTGGCAACCTCGTTCTCCTGGAGTAAGATCGATTCTGGGCTGGTTCTCGGTGGATTCTTCTGGGGTTACTGTTTCACACAGATCCTTGGAGGACATGCCAGTGACAA GATAGGAGGAGAGCGAGTCCTGTTCATCTCTACAGTCTTGTGGGCTCTGATCACAGCTGGTACTCCTCTTCTGGGCCACTTAAGCTCTCACACCCTTGCCCTCATGACTATGGCCCGATTCCTTATGGGACTGACCCAGGGTAAGT TTTTCTTCCCATCTTTGGCCAGCCTTTGCTCACAACGTGTagtggaaggagagaggggatTTTTAATGAGCACCATGAACAGCGGTTCACATCttgg AGTATTGCTAGCAGGTGGGATGGGGTCCCTGCTGCTGGACTCGTACGGCTGGGAGAGCATCTTTTACACTATTGGTTTCCTGTCCGGACTCTGGGCCCTTGTTGTTTGGCTGTGTTTACTAAAAG ATTCAGAATTCCACCCTAAGCAGATGGAAACAAGTAGCGACCCACAATGGAGTTTGTCAGCATTACGCTGGCTGAGTCTTCTGAAGAAACCACCCGTCTG GGCCATGGTGTTTGCTCACACGTGCTTGTCCAGCTCTTTATACAGTTTGTTGTCGTGGTTGCCGACATACTTCAAAGAATCATTTCCACACGCCAAG GGATGGGTGTATAACGTAATTCCATGGCTTGTTGCAATTGTAGCAGCACTTGTTGGAGGATATATCTCAGATTTTCTCATCGACCAAG gATATCGTGTAGCATTGGTGAGAAAGACAATGCAG TTCCTTGCCATGGGTGTATCAAGCATATTCATCATGCTTCTGTCCGGACCCGTCACATTTCCCACTGCTGTGATTTGCATCTCTGCGGCTGTTGGTCTTTCCACCTTCACCAGCAG TGGCGTGTCAGTGAATGTACAGGATCTCGCCCCATCATGTGCTGGTGCCCTCTTTG GTTCAATGAATATGTTGGGTGCTTTCATGG GAATGGTGTCGGTCTCCGTGTCGGGTTACCTGATTGAGGTCACGCTGTCGTGGGCCACCGTGTTCTCCCTCATCACTTTAGTGAACGTCACGGGCCTGGGGATTTTCCTCGTCTTTGGAGATGCTCGTCGCGTCGACCTGGAAGAGCACAGCCGGGTCATCGGGAGTTGA
- the LOC117947033 gene encoding glucose-induced degradation protein 8-B homolog isoform X2 produces the protein MMSYAEKPEDITKEEWMDKLNNVHIQRADMNRLIMNYLVTEGFKEAAEKFRMESGIEPSVDLDSLDERIKIREMILKGQIQEAIALINSLHPELLDTNRYLYFHLQQQHLIELIRLRETESALEFAQTQLAEQGEESRECLTEMERTLALLAFDNPEESPFGDLLNMMQRQKVWSEVNQAVLDYENRESTPKLAKLLKLLLWAQNELDQKKVKYPKMTDLSTGTIEDPK, from the exons ATGATGAGTTATGCTGAAAAGCCAGAAGACATCACAAAAGAAGAGTGGATGGACAAATTGAACAATGTTCACATACAGAGGGCCGACATGAATCGGCTCATTATGAACTACCTTGTCACAG AGGGATTCAAAGAAGCGGCGGAGAAGTTTCGAATGGAGTCTGGGATCGAACCAAGTGTGGACCTGGACTCTTTGGATGAAAGGATAAAGATCAGGGAGATGATCCTGAAGGGACAGATACAGGAAGCTATTGCACTCATCAACAGCCTACACCCAGAACTGCTTGACACCAACCGATACCTGTATTTTCATCTGCAG CAGCAACATTTGATTGAGTTAATCAGGCTAAGGGAGACTGAGTCAGCGCTGGAGTTTGCCCAGACGCAGTTAGCCGAGCAGGGGGAGGAGAGCCGCGAGTGTCTGACAGAGATGGAGCGGACGCTAGCTCTCCTGGCCTTTGACAACCCAGAAGAGTCGCCCTTTGGAGACCTGCTCAACATGATGCAGCGGCAAAAG GTATGGAGTGAGGTGAACCAAGCTGTGCTGGACTATGAAAACAGGGAGTCAACACCTAAACTGGCTAAACTCCTGAAGCTCCTGCTGTGGGCACAGAATGAGCTGGACCAGAAGAAGGTGAAATATCCCAAAATGACTGACCTTAGCACGGGCACCATCGAGGACCCCAAGTGA
- the LOC117947037 gene encoding dnaJ homolog subfamily C member 5-like isoform X2, producing the protein MAEQQRQRSLSTAGESLYLVLGVEKVATPDDIKKSYRKLALKFHPDKNPDNPEAADKFKEINNAHAILNDPTKRNIYDKYGSLGLYVAEQFGEENVNTYFVLSSWWAKALFVFCGLATGCYFCCCLCCCCNCCCGKCKPRPREGHDQDFYVSPEDLEAQLQSDEREAGGDPIMLQPSATETTQLTSDGHHSYHTDTGFN; encoded by the exons ATGGCTGAGCAGCAGAGACAGCGCTCTCTGTCCACCGCTGGGGAGTCTCTCTACCTAGTGCTGGGCGTTGAGAAGGTGGCAACACCCGATGATATTAAGAAATCTTACAG GAAACTGGCGTTGAAGTTCCACCCGGACAAGAACCCCGACAACCCCGAGGCGGCCGATAAGTTCAAGGAGATAAACAACGCTCATGCCATCCTGAATGACCCCACGAAGCGGAATATTTATGACAAATATGGTTCTCTGGGACTGTACGTGGCTGAGCAGTTTGGCGAGGAGAATGTCAACACTTACTTTGTCCTTTCAAGCTGGTGGGCGAAG GCGCTGTTTGTATTCTGCGGCCTGGCCACCGGCTGCTACTTCTGTTGCTGCCTATGTTGCTGCTGTAACTGCTGCTGTGGCAAATGTAAACCCCGGCCTCGGGAGGGCCACGATCAGGACTTTTATGTGTCCCCCGAGGACCTGGAGGCTCAGCTGCAATCGGATGAGAGAG AGGCTGGGGGTGACCCTATAATGCTGCAACCATCCGCAACAGAGACCACCCAGTTAACATCGGATGGGCACCACTCCTACCACACCGACACCGGCTTCAACTAA
- the LOC117947021 gene encoding solute carrier family 17 member 9-like isoform X2 has protein sequence MAELTTSGDDKNYLKVSLLDVKDSTEKEPEDQNLWPRPLARKWTVMLFLGTCLLYCARMAVPICAVSLATSFSWSKIDSGLVLGGFFWGYCFTQILGGHASDKIGGERVLFISTVLWALITAGTPLLGHLSSHTLALMTMARFLMGLTQGVFFPSLASLCSQRVVEGERGFLMSTMNSGSHLGVLLAGGMGSLLLDSYGWESIFYTIGFLSGLWALVVWLCLLKDSEFHPKQMETSSDPQWSLSALRWLSLLKKPPVWAMVFAHTCLSSSLYSLLSWLPTYFKESFPHAKGWVYNVIPWLVAIVAALVGGYISDFLIDQGYRVALVRKTMQFLAMGVSSIFIMLLSGPVTFPTAVICISAAVGLSTFTSSGVSVNVQDLAPSCAGALFGSMNMLGAFMGMVSVSVSGYLIEVTLSWATVFSLITLVNVTGLGIFLVFGDARRVDLEEHSRVIGS, from the exons ATGGCTGAGTTAACCACATCAGGAGACGACAAGAATTACTTAAAAGTTTCTCTACTGGATGTTAAGGATTCCACAGAAAAGGAGCCAGAAGACCAAAACCTTTGGCCCAG ACCACTGGCTCGAAAATGGACCGTGATGCTGTTCCTGGGCACCTGCCTGCTCTACTGTGCCAGGATGGCCGTGCCAATCTGTGCTGTGTCATTGGCAACCTCGTTCTCCTGGAGTAAGATCGATTCTGGGCTGGTTCTCGGTGGATTCTTCTGGGGTTACTGTTTCACACAGATCCTTGGAGGACATGCCAGTGACAA GATAGGAGGAGAGCGAGTCCTGTTCATCTCTACAGTCTTGTGGGCTCTGATCACAGCTGGTACTCCTCTTCTGGGCCACTTAAGCTCTCACACCCTTGCCCTCATGACTATGGCCCGATTCCTTATGGGACTGACCCAGG GAGTTTTCTTCCCATCTTTGGCCAGCCTTTGCTCACAACGTGTagtggaaggagagaggggatTTTTAATGAGCACCATGAACAGCGGTTCACATCttgg AGTATTGCTAGCAGGTGGGATGGGGTCCCTGCTGCTGGACTCGTACGGCTGGGAGAGCATCTTTTACACTATTGGTTTCCTGTCCGGACTCTGGGCCCTTGTTGTTTGGCTGTGTTTACTAAAAG ATTCAGAATTCCACCCTAAGCAGATGGAAACAAGTAGCGACCCACAATGGAGTTTGTCAGCATTACGCTGGCTGAGTCTTCTGAAGAAACCACCCGTCTG GGCCATGGTGTTTGCTCACACGTGCTTGTCCAGCTCTTTATACAGTTTGTTGTCGTGGTTGCCGACATACTTCAAAGAATCATTTCCACACGCCAAG GGATGGGTGTATAACGTAATTCCATGGCTTGTTGCAATTGTAGCAGCACTTGTTGGAGGATATATCTCAGATTTTCTCATCGACCAAG gATATCGTGTAGCATTGGTGAGAAAGACAATGCAG TTCCTTGCCATGGGTGTATCAAGCATATTCATCATGCTTCTGTCCGGACCCGTCACATTTCCCACTGCTGTGATTTGCATCTCTGCGGCTGTTGGTCTTTCCACCTTCACCAGCAG TGGCGTGTCAGTGAATGTACAGGATCTCGCCCCATCATGTGCTGGTGCCCTCTTTG GTTCAATGAATATGTTGGGTGCTTTCATGG GAATGGTGTCGGTCTCCGTGTCGGGTTACCTGATTGAGGTCACGCTGTCGTGGGCCACCGTGTTCTCCCTCATCACTTTAGTGAACGTCACGGGCCTGGGGATTTTCCTCGTCTTTGGAGATGCTCGTCGCGTCGACCTGGAAGAGCACAGCCGGGTCATCGGGAGTTGA